One stretch of Rosistilla oblonga DNA includes these proteins:
- a CDS encoding sigma-70 family RNA polymerase sigma factor has translation MVEELVAVDPGLEDIKAARSRTTVRAKDPAVQSPLETYLREINETALLSAEEEQQLAGGIAQGDVMARDRMVRANLRLVVNIARGYTGKGLGLQDLIEEGNLGLLRAVEGFDPNVGTRFSTYASYWIKQSIKRALINSAKTIRIPAYMVELLSKWRRATARLTEELGRTPTNEEVARVLGLPKKKLPIIKKAIRINNSTPQSDQSESGWSLGEMVMDEKQKSPDDAMQDDDIMHHALQMLGRLESREATVIKMRFGLDGSAPHTLKEIGAELGLTRERVRQIETEALNRMADALKDPKERIGLA, from the coding sequence ATGGTCGAAGAACTAGTGGCTGTTGATCCAGGTCTTGAAGATATCAAAGCGGCGCGTTCACGAACGACTGTGCGAGCCAAAGATCCCGCCGTCCAGTCGCCCCTGGAAACGTATCTTCGCGAGATCAATGAGACAGCACTGTTGTCGGCGGAAGAAGAGCAGCAGTTGGCCGGCGGGATCGCTCAAGGCGACGTGATGGCTCGCGACCGAATGGTCCGCGCCAACCTGCGATTGGTCGTCAACATCGCTCGCGGCTACACCGGCAAAGGCCTCGGCTTACAAGACTTGATCGAAGAGGGGAACCTGGGCCTGTTGCGAGCTGTCGAAGGTTTCGACCCCAACGTCGGCACGCGGTTCAGCACCTACGCCAGCTATTGGATTAAACAGTCGATCAAACGCGCTCTGATCAACAGCGCCAAGACGATTCGGATCCCTGCCTATATGGTTGAATTGCTCAGCAAATGGCGTCGGGCCACGGCGCGGCTGACCGAAGAACTCGGCCGCACCCCGACCAATGAAGAGGTCGCTCGCGTGCTGGGCCTTCCGAAGAAGAAGCTGCCGATCATCAAAAAAGCGATCCGCATCAACAACAGCACGCCGCAGAGCGATCAATCCGAATCGGGATGGTCGCTGGGCGAGATGGTGATGGATGAGAAGCAGAAGAGCCCCGACGACGCGATGCAAGATGACGACATCATGCACCACGCGCTGCAAATGCTCGGCCGCCTGGAATCGCGTGAAGCGACAGTGATCAAGATGCGATTTGGACTCGACGGCAGCGCCCCCCACACGCTGAAAGAAATCGGTGCCGAACTGGGACTGACCCGCGAACGCGTCCGTCAAATCGAAACCGAAGCGCTCAACCGCATGGCCGATGCCCTCAAAGACCCCAAAGAACGTATCGGCCTGGCATAA
- a CDS encoding 5-(carboxyamino)imidazole ribonucleotide synthase, translating into MNPTAIVPPGSTIGVFGSGQLGRMFTMVAKQMGYRVVIYSPDADSPAGQVADREIVAQYDDQSAVEDFARQCDVITLEFENIPVETVGWAGAITPVHPDARVLHVAQDRIIEKQTLADAGLPVTPFRPVFNADDVRRAADELGYPIVLKTARSGYDGKGQRILRDPESIEPALAELGSDRLVAEKMIDFQREVSILVYRSRNGSVGTYPLIENHHANHILDYSICPAAGSDTLRDAARQIAMTTAKSLDLVGLLCIELFVQSDDRLLINELAPRPHNSGHLTIEAFPCCQYQQLLRAICGLPLGTEPQTRPAAMANLLGDVWDGGAPAFENALAIEAVQLHLYGKQTAAPGRKMGHLTATADSIEAALANVLAARDQLKR; encoded by the coding sequence ATGAACCCAACAGCGATCGTCCCACCGGGATCGACCATCGGCGTCTTTGGCAGCGGGCAATTGGGCCGCATGTTTACGATGGTCGCTAAACAGATGGGCTATCGCGTGGTGATCTATTCGCCCGACGCCGATTCCCCCGCCGGACAAGTTGCCGACCGCGAGATCGTCGCCCAATACGACGACCAATCGGCTGTCGAAGACTTTGCTCGTCAGTGCGATGTGATCACGCTGGAATTCGAAAACATCCCCGTCGAAACCGTCGGCTGGGCCGGAGCGATCACGCCGGTCCATCCCGATGCCCGCGTCCTACACGTGGCTCAAGACCGGATCATCGAGAAGCAAACGCTGGCCGATGCCGGACTGCCAGTCACTCCCTTCCGCCCCGTCTTTAATGCCGACGATGTCCGCCGCGCGGCTGACGAACTGGGCTACCCGATCGTCCTAAAAACCGCCCGCAGCGGTTACGACGGCAAGGGACAGCGGATCCTTCGCGATCCCGAATCGATCGAACCGGCGCTAGCCGAACTCGGGTCGGACCGCCTGGTCGCCGAAAAGATGATCGACTTTCAGCGCGAAGTCTCGATCCTCGTCTACCGCAGCCGCAACGGCAGCGTCGGGACGTACCCGCTAATCGAAAACCACCACGCCAACCACATCCTCGACTACTCGATCTGCCCCGCCGCGGGCAGCGACACGCTCCGCGACGCCGCGCGACAGATCGCGATGACGACCGCCAAGTCGTTGGATCTCGTCGGTTTGCTGTGCATCGAACTGTTCGTCCAATCGGATGACCGCTTGCTGATCAACGAACTCGCGCCGCGGCCTCACAACTCCGGCCACCTCACGATCGAAGCGTTCCCCTGCTGTCAGTACCAACAGCTGTTGCGAGCGATCTGCGGTTTGCCATTGGGAACCGAACCGCAAACGCGTCCCGCCGCGATGGCTAATCTGCTGGGAGACGTCTGGGACGGCGGAGCTCCCGCGTTCGAGAACGCCTTGGCGATCGAAGCGGTCCAGCTGCATCTGTACGGCAAGCAAACCGCTGCTCCAGGTCGCAAGATGGGCCACCTGACCGCGACGGCCGATTCGATCGAAGCCGCCCTCGCGAATGTGCTTGCGGCACGCGACCAGCTGAAACGCTAA
- a CDS encoding DEAD/DEAH box helicase, producing the protein MEAIFSQRCQSEFNRGDRQRGEEYQAGGAVNILELGTLGVRAVVSGPEHDYGVLIDLEEAGDDVLFVKCTCPRFASGYLCKHIWATILELDRVQDDRLRGRGAFEIDESDMEDFEIGEPLEVSNYQPTQTALTTLQGKPAPAWLKQLNVAAQIASVKAPTVVAPPRPVETGQRSRHEFVISLADQANSSSIDLQLMRSTQDPKGRWSEPQPARISRAETVRLRDAVEQRIFTMLQWESDFPAAVAADRRVGGATRFRIHPHLVEETLAELCGSQRLAWTLDVASPKSERTPIVHGTGAAWDFAVSLAPSDSATAKPNGKRGRAKKKAMLAVMPRLERVAEKVAERREIGRVMAVCDSGVLLMDDCIAAIDPKVASWVRGWQRIGDLQLPAEEIGTFLEAFFSAPEPPRLELADALDVSIAKGKPQPKLTLSPPNDEHRTYHLVAVVSMLYGDREVQIDDHAKAVWDEASRVLMSRDVDAEIATIQILRECDFREHYPRFRDTELRISRWALPPAVIKLTGRGWLVVADGQRMRSPGEFNLEVSSGEDWFDLKAEVEFDGMAVALPTLLRSLKRRDSYVVLDDGSRGVLPEQWLNQFVDLSKAGRMEGDSVRYRRNQALLLDMLLSEQENVKTDRSFNAWRKRMRSFSGVKPADAPRGFQGELREYQKDGLGWLNFLRDFQFGGCLADDMGLGKTIQVLALLQTRRLSRPKAGQTRKPSLAVVPKSLIFNWIAEAKKFAPRLNIIDYTGNQRAALVDRLGSADLVLTTYGTLRRDVEQLTSLQFDYAILDEAQAIKNPNSQSAKAARLIDADHRLAMTGTPVENHLGDLWSLMEFLNPGMLGKLSVAQFANEEAGSQRLAGLTNALQPFILRRTKEQVLTELPEKSEQTLYCDMTPKQHKLYDELRSHYRQHLTGVVEELGLKRSKMHVLEALLRLRQTACDPRLVDGAQAAHGVKIGRLMEQLHEVTAEGHKALVFSQFTSLLALVRKELDRHGIVYEYLDGKTTRRNEHVQRFQEDPACQVFLISLKAGGHGLNLTAADYVYILDPWWNPAVESQAIDRAHRMGQTKPVLAYRLICRNTVEEKIVHLQEHKRELAEAVVTANGSLISQLSIDDLKMLFE; encoded by the coding sequence ATGGAAGCAATATTTTCTCAACGCTGTCAATCGGAATTTAATCGCGGCGATCGTCAACGTGGCGAGGAATATCAAGCCGGCGGTGCGGTGAACATCCTGGAACTGGGGACGCTTGGGGTACGGGCGGTCGTCAGCGGACCGGAACACGATTATGGCGTTCTGATCGATCTCGAAGAGGCTGGCGACGACGTTCTGTTCGTCAAATGCACCTGCCCAAGATTCGCCTCAGGTTACCTGTGCAAGCACATCTGGGCAACGATCTTAGAACTCGATCGCGTGCAAGACGATCGACTCCGCGGCCGAGGGGCGTTTGAGATCGATGAATCCGACATGGAGGATTTCGAGATCGGGGAGCCGTTGGAGGTCTCGAACTACCAGCCGACGCAGACGGCATTGACGACGCTGCAGGGCAAACCGGCACCGGCTTGGCTGAAGCAATTGAATGTCGCGGCGCAAATCGCGTCGGTCAAAGCCCCCACAGTCGTCGCTCCGCCCCGTCCGGTGGAGACGGGGCAGCGGAGTCGCCACGAATTTGTAATCAGTCTGGCCGACCAAGCGAATTCGTCGAGCATCGATTTGCAGTTGATGCGGTCGACGCAGGACCCGAAGGGACGATGGAGCGAGCCGCAGCCGGCGAGGATCTCGCGCGCCGAGACGGTTCGTTTGCGCGACGCGGTTGAGCAGCGGATCTTTACGATGCTGCAGTGGGAGTCCGATTTCCCAGCCGCCGTCGCAGCCGATCGCCGCGTGGGGGGAGCCACGCGGTTTCGGATCCATCCGCATCTTGTCGAAGAGACGTTGGCGGAGCTGTGTGGATCGCAGCGACTGGCCTGGACGCTCGACGTCGCTTCGCCGAAGAGCGAGCGGACACCGATCGTTCACGGGACCGGAGCCGCTTGGGATTTTGCCGTCTCGCTGGCTCCGTCCGACTCCGCGACCGCAAAGCCCAACGGAAAACGGGGGCGAGCGAAAAAGAAGGCGATGCTGGCGGTGATGCCTCGTTTAGAACGCGTCGCGGAGAAGGTGGCCGAGCGTCGCGAGATCGGGCGAGTGATGGCGGTCTGCGATTCGGGGGTGCTTTTGATGGACGATTGCATCGCCGCGATCGATCCCAAGGTCGCGTCGTGGGTGCGTGGGTGGCAGCGGATCGGCGATTTGCAGTTGCCCGCCGAGGAGATCGGGACCTTTTTAGAAGCGTTCTTTTCGGCTCCCGAACCGCCGCGGTTGGAGCTTGCCGATGCGTTGGACGTGTCGATTGCCAAGGGGAAGCCGCAACCGAAGCTGACCCTTTCGCCACCCAACGATGAACATCGCACCTACCATTTGGTGGCTGTTGTCTCGATGCTCTATGGAGATCGAGAGGTTCAGATCGACGATCATGCGAAGGCCGTCTGGGATGAAGCGTCGCGCGTTCTGATGAGTCGCGATGTCGATGCCGAAATCGCGACGATCCAGATTTTAAGGGAATGCGATTTTCGCGAACACTATCCGCGGTTCCGCGACACCGAGCTGCGGATTTCGCGATGGGCGCTCCCTCCCGCGGTGATCAAGTTGACGGGGCGAGGGTGGTTGGTTGTTGCCGACGGGCAGCGGATGCGATCGCCTGGGGAGTTCAATCTGGAGGTCTCCAGCGGCGAAGACTGGTTCGATCTCAAGGCCGAGGTCGAATTCGATGGCATGGCGGTCGCGTTGCCAACGCTGCTGCGGTCGCTGAAGCGGAGGGATTCCTATGTCGTCTTGGACGACGGCAGCCGCGGGGTCCTGCCCGAACAGTGGCTGAATCAATTTGTCGATCTGTCCAAAGCGGGCCGGATGGAAGGGGATAGCGTTCGCTATCGCCGCAACCAGGCCCTGTTGTTGGATATGTTATTGTCCGAACAGGAGAACGTGAAGACCGATCGTTCGTTCAACGCTTGGCGGAAGCGGATGCGTTCGTTTTCCGGGGTCAAACCGGCCGATGCACCTCGCGGTTTTCAGGGCGAACTTCGCGAGTACCAGAAGGACGGACTCGGTTGGTTGAATTTCCTCCGCGATTTTCAATTCGGCGGCTGCCTGGCCGACGACATGGGGTTGGGCAAGACGATCCAGGTCTTGGCGCTGTTGCAAACGCGGCGGCTGTCGCGGCCCAAAGCGGGCCAGACGCGAAAGCCTTCGCTGGCGGTGGTGCCCAAGAGTTTGATCTTCAACTGGATCGCCGAAGCGAAGAAGTTTGCGCCGCGCCTGAACATCATCGACTACACCGGAAACCAACGCGCCGCGCTCGTCGATCGTTTGGGATCAGCCGATCTGGTGTTGACGACTTATGGAACGCTGCGTCGCGACGTCGAACAGCTGACTTCGCTTCAATTCGATTACGCGATCCTCGACGAAGCTCAAGCGATTAAAAACCCGAACAGCCAATCGGCCAAGGCGGCGCGGTTGATCGACGCCGATCATCGTTTGGCGATGACTGGTACGCCGGTGGAGAATCATTTGGGAGACCTCTGGTCGCTAATGGAGTTCCTGAATCCGGGAATGCTTGGCAAGCTGTCGGTCGCTCAATTCGCCAACGAAGAAGCGGGCAGCCAGCGGTTGGCGGGGCTGACCAATGCGTTGCAGCCTTTCATTTTGCGGCGGACCAAAGAGCAGGTGTTGACGGAGTTGCCCGAGAAGAGCGAGCAGACGTTGTACTGCGACATGACGCCCAAGCAACATAAGCTGTACGACGAATTGCGATCGCACTACCGCCAGCATCTGACGGGCGTGGTGGAAGAGTTGGGGCTGAAGCGTTCGAAGATGCATGTGCTCGAGGCGCTGTTGCGTCTGCGTCAGACGGCCTGCGATCCGCGTTTGGTCGACGGCGCTCAAGCGGCTCACGGCGTGAAGATCGGTCGCTTGATGGAACAGTTGCACGAGGTGACGGCCGAGGGGCACAAGGCGCTCGTCTTTTCGCAGTTCACAAGTCTGCTGGCCTTGGTTCGTAAGGAACTGGATAGGCACGGGATCGTCTACGAATATCTCGACGGCAAAACGACTCGCCGGAACGAACATGTGCAGCGGTTCCAGGAGGACCCGGCCTGCCAGGTCTTCTTGATCAGTCTCAAAGCGGGCGGGCACGGATTGAATCTGACAGCCGCCGATTACGTTTACATCCTCGACCCGTGGTGGAATCCGGCGGTGGAGTCCCAGGCGATCGACCGGGCGCATCGGATGGGACAGACCAAACCGGTCCTCGCGTATCGGTTGATCTGTCGCAATACCGTGGAGGAGAAGATCGTGCACTTGCAGGAGCACAAGCGGGAGTTGGCTGAAGCTGTCGTGACAGCCAACGGCAGCCTGATCAGCCAGCTGTCGATCGACGACCTGAAGATGCTGTTCGAGTAG
- the ppk2 gene encoding polyphosphate kinase 2 gives MSDQYAEHLNRLQEEFLDSIDEEIELELDDSRFEQLSARGEGEYDAKRLARTTYFRELLRLQRELVKLQDWVVKTNAKIVVIFEGRDAAGKGGAIKRITQRLNPRVCKVAALPAPSEREKSQWYFQRFIAHLPAGGEILLFDRSWYNRAGVERVMGFCTDKEYEDFLQTAPVFEKMLVDSGIHLIKYWFSITDEQQEFRFNCRIHDPLKQWKLSPMDLESRRRWEQYTVAKERMLQATHRPESPWWIIEADDKKRARLNCIRHLLDQIDYAEVEQSTVELPSRQREPDYERNPIPSDMIVPAFY, from the coding sequence TTGAGTGACCAATACGCCGAGCATCTGAATCGACTGCAAGAAGAGTTCCTCGATTCGATCGATGAAGAGATTGAATTGGAGCTGGATGATTCGCGATTTGAGCAGCTGAGTGCGCGTGGCGAGGGTGAGTACGATGCGAAACGGCTGGCCCGCACGACCTACTTCCGCGAGCTGCTGCGGCTGCAACGCGAGCTGGTCAAACTGCAAGATTGGGTCGTCAAAACAAACGCCAAGATCGTCGTGATCTTCGAAGGACGCGACGCGGCGGGGAAAGGGGGAGCGATCAAACGGATCACGCAGCGACTGAACCCGCGGGTCTGTAAAGTCGCCGCGCTGCCGGCCCCCAGTGAACGCGAGAAATCGCAGTGGTACTTCCAGCGATTCATCGCTCACCTGCCCGCCGGCGGCGAGATCCTGCTGTTCGACCGCAGCTGGTACAACCGCGCGGGCGTCGAACGGGTAATGGGTTTCTGCACCGATAAAGAATACGAAGACTTCCTGCAAACCGCTCCCGTCTTCGAAAAGATGCTTGTCGATTCGGGAATCCATCTGATCAAATACTGGTTCTCGATCACCGACGAACAGCAAGAGTTCCGTTTCAATTGCCGGATCCACGATCCGTTGAAGCAGTGGAAATTGAGCCCGATGGATCTCGAATCGCGACGTCGATGGGAACAATACACCGTGGCGAAAGAGCGGATGTTGCAGGCGACGCATCGCCCAGAATCCCCTTGGTGGATCATCGAAGCGGACGACAAGAAGCGAGCCCGACTGAACTGCATCCGCCATCTGTTGGATCAGATCGACTATGCCGAAGTCGAACAGTCGACAGTCGAACTGCCGAGCCGACAGCGCGAACCCGACTACGAACGCAACCCGATCCCTTCGGACATGATCGTCCCCGCGTTTTATTAG
- a CDS encoding LL-diaminopimelate aminotransferase, whose translation MSTTNSETNSADPYFQSLFAERIGGSGYGKGTAIYKFEKIKRAKRKALADFPDRQLIDFGIGENDGVADAKVRERMAVEINQPENRGYADNGIGDFQQAVARFMQRNFNVTLDPATEINHCIGSKTALSMLPACFINPGDITLMTAPGYPVAGTHTTYYGGTVHKLPLLAENNFLPDLDSITDEIWERVKILVLNYPNSPTGRLCPPEFFEKVVKLAKEKKFIVVQDAAHIMLTFDGRPTSFLETPGAKEVGVEVHSLSKGFDMIGWRLGWVCGNPTLVRAFSDVKDNCDSGQFIAIQKAAVTALDDESIPKRVNAKYRRRLEKLVTMLNECGFECQMPGGSYFLYTKAPVASADGGSFDSGEAASQYLITQHSMVTVPWDDAGPYIRFSVTYEAADEAAEDALMAESKKRLMSAGLTF comes from the coding sequence ATGTCTACGACCAACTCCGAAACAAACTCCGCGGATCCTTACTTTCAGTCGCTGTTTGCCGAACGGATTGGTGGCAGCGGCTACGGCAAAGGGACGGCGATCTACAAATTCGAAAAGATCAAGCGCGCCAAGCGGAAAGCGTTGGCCGATTTCCCCGATCGCCAGCTGATCGATTTCGGCATCGGTGAAAACGATGGCGTCGCCGACGCGAAGGTCCGCGAGCGGATGGCGGTCGAGATCAACCAGCCCGAAAATCGCGGCTACGCCGACAACGGCATCGGCGATTTCCAGCAGGCGGTCGCTCGGTTCATGCAGCGGAACTTCAACGTCACGCTCGACCCCGCGACCGAAATCAACCACTGCATCGGCAGCAAGACCGCGCTGTCGATGTTGCCCGCCTGCTTCATCAACCCCGGCGACATCACGCTGATGACCGCACCGGGATATCCCGTCGCGGGAACTCACACGACCTATTATGGCGGCACGGTTCATAAGCTTCCGCTGTTGGCCGAAAACAATTTCCTGCCCGATCTCGATTCGATCACCGACGAGATCTGGGAACGCGTCAAGATCCTGGTCCTGAACTATCCGAACAGCCCGACCGGCCGCTTGTGCCCGCCGGAGTTCTTCGAGAAGGTCGTCAAGTTGGCCAAGGAGAAGAAGTTCATCGTCGTGCAAGACGCGGCGCACATCATGTTGACCTTCGACGGACGGCCGACAAGTTTCCTGGAGACTCCCGGCGCGAAGGAGGTCGGCGTCGAAGTCCATTCGCTCAGCAAAGGCTTCGACATGATCGGCTGGCGTTTGGGCTGGGTCTGCGGCAACCCAACTCTGGTCCGCGCCTTCTCCGACGTCAAAGACAACTGCGACAGCGGACAATTCATCGCGATCCAAAAGGCAGCGGTGACAGCGCTCGACGACGAATCGATCCCAAAGCGAGTGAACGCCAAGTATCGTCGTCGCTTGGAAAAGCTGGTCACGATGTTGAACGAATGCGGCTTCGAGTGCCAGATGCCCGGCGGCAGCTACTTCCTGTACACCAAAGCCCCCGTCGCTTCGGCGGACGGCGGCAGCTTCGATTCGGGCGAAGCGGCCAGCCAATATCTGATCACGCAGCACTCGATGGTCACCGTTCCTTGGGACGACGCCGGACCTTACATCCGTTTCAGCGTCACCTACGAAGCGGCTGACGAAGCGGCCGAAGATGCGTTGATGGCTGAATCGAAGAAGCGTCTGATGTCGGCCGGCCTGACCTTCTAG
- a CDS encoding sugar phosphate isomerase/epimerase family protein has product MLQLGFVSAILPELSLDEVFSVAAEIGYDCVEVMCWPQGKAERRYAGITHIDTAALGPAEVDAIGALTQQHGVAISGLGYYPNPLAGDLDEAAAAVEHLHALIKACQQLSIPQLNTFVGRDWTKSVDANWPRFLETWRPIIAAAEQHGVRIGIENCPMFFTDDEWPGGKNLATTPAIWRRMFDAIPSDHFGLNFDPSHLVWQQIDHIQPVWDFADRIFHAHAKDVRVDRHRLNQVGIMANPLEYHCPKLPGLGEIDWGRFLSVLGDSGYAGPVCVEVEDRAYEGTLESRKAALRQSHDFLRNFIVKA; this is encoded by the coding sequence GTGTTGCAATTAGGTTTTGTGAGTGCGATTTTGCCCGAGTTGTCCTTGGACGAAGTGTTCTCGGTCGCCGCGGAGATCGGTTACGACTGTGTCGAGGTGATGTGTTGGCCGCAGGGGAAGGCGGAGCGGCGGTATGCCGGGATCACGCATATCGATACCGCGGCGCTGGGCCCGGCGGAGGTCGACGCGATCGGGGCACTCACGCAACAACATGGCGTGGCGATTTCGGGACTCGGTTATTATCCGAATCCGCTAGCCGGCGATCTGGACGAAGCGGCGGCAGCGGTCGAACATCTGCACGCGCTGATTAAAGCTTGCCAGCAGTTGAGCATCCCGCAATTAAACACCTTCGTCGGCCGCGACTGGACCAAATCGGTCGACGCCAACTGGCCGCGGTTCTTGGAAACCTGGCGACCGATCATCGCGGCGGCGGAACAGCACGGAGTGCGGATCGGGATCGAAAACTGTCCGATGTTCTTCACCGACGACGAATGGCCCGGCGGCAAGAATCTGGCGACGACGCCGGCAATCTGGCGACGGATGTTCGATGCGATCCCGAGCGATCACTTTGGTTTGAACTTCGATCCCTCGCACTTGGTCTGGCAGCAGATCGATCACATCCAACCGGTGTGGGACTTCGCCGATCGGATCTTCCACGCGCACGCCAAGGATGTCCGCGTCGATCGGCATCGCTTGAACCAAGTTGGCATCATGGCCAATCCGCTGGAATACCACTGTCCCAAACTGCCGGGGCTTGGCGAGATCGATTGGGGGCGTTTTCTGTCGGTCTTGGGGGACAGTGGTTATGCCGGCCCGGTCTGCGTGGAGGTCGAAGATCGAGCGTACGAAGGGACGTTGGAATCGCGGAAGGCTGCGCTGCGGCAGAGCCATGATTTCCTGCGGAACTTTATCGTGAAGGCGTAG
- a CDS encoding DUF1569 domain-containing protein, which produces MSRRKIHFENLSDAAALCDQLLQSGYERNGNWSLAQICNHMRMTIDSSIDGYPKWMAIGKPLRPLLRWLMLPKLLRGDSPAGIKTASTFVPAEDLSDAEEVALFTESVRRFQSHTGYLHPHPGFGKFDHASLERFHSCHAAHHLGFLAASE; this is translated from the coding sequence ATGTCGCGGCGAAAAATACACTTCGAAAATCTAAGCGACGCGGCCGCCCTGTGCGATCAGCTGTTGCAGTCGGGGTACGAACGCAACGGCAATTGGTCGCTGGCGCAGATCTGCAATCACATGCGGATGACGATCGATTCGAGCATCGACGGCTATCCCAAATGGATGGCGATTGGGAAGCCGTTGAGGCCGCTGCTGCGCTGGCTGATGCTGCCCAAGCTGCTGCGTGGCGATTCTCCCGCGGGGATTAAGACCGCTTCGACTTTTGTGCCCGCGGAAGATTTGAGCGACGCCGAAGAGGTGGCGCTGTTTACCGAAAGCGTACGGCGGTTCCAGTCGCATACCGGATACCTGCATCCCCATCCAGGGTTTGGGAAATTTGATCACGCCTCGCTGGAACGATTCCACTCCTGCCACGCGGCGCATCACCTGGGCTTCCTCGCAGCCAGCGAGTGA
- the purE gene encoding 5-(carboxyamino)imidazole ribonucleotide mutase: protein MADPSPTVGVIMGSKSDWETMRHADAMLSALQIPHECKVVSAHRTPQRMFEYAQMAADRGIQVIIAGAGGAAHLPGMVASETLLPVLGVPVQSRALQGLDSLLSIVQMPGGVPVGTLSIGTSGAKNAALMAARILSLTDPALQQRLADFVAQQTADVLEDAEIENADLEDLQR from the coding sequence ATGGCAGATCCTTCGCCAACCGTCGGCGTGATCATGGGCAGCAAGTCCGATTGGGAAACGATGCGGCACGCCGACGCGATGTTGTCGGCGCTGCAGATCCCGCACGAATGCAAAGTCGTTTCGGCGCATCGGACTCCGCAACGGATGTTCGAATACGCTCAAATGGCCGCCGATCGCGGGATCCAAGTGATCATCGCCGGTGCCGGCGGCGCGGCGCATCTGCCCGGCATGGTCGCTTCCGAAACGCTGCTGCCCGTGCTGGGCGTGCCGGTTCAGAGCCGCGCGTTGCAGGGACTCGATTCGCTGCTTTCGATAGTTCAGATGCCCGGCGGCGTTCCCGTCGGGACGCTTTCGATCGGGACTTCGGGAGCGAAAAACGCAGCCTTGATGGCGGCCCGGATCCTGTCGCTGACCGATCCCGCGCTGCAACAACGGCTCGCCGATTTCGTCGCGCAACAAACCGCAGACGTCCTAGAGGACGCGGAGATCGAAAACGCAGATCTCGAGGATCTCCAACGATGA